From Cellulophaga lytica DSM 7489, a single genomic window includes:
- a CDS encoding cytochrome ubiquinol oxidase subunit I, which yields MEDMLFYDRMQFAFTITFHYLFPQLTMGLSLMIVYFKWKFLRTNTLKYNEAAKFWMKIFALNFAMGVVTGIPMEFQFGTNWAKFSELTGGIIGQTLAMEGMFSFFLESSFLGLFLFGEKLLGHKLHFVTGFLVFLGSWASGYLIIATHSWMQYPVGYEILENGKFVLNNFGALFSNPWLLPSYLHNQAASLVTSSFVVAAIGAFYLLNNKHNEFGKLFLKTGVIFGLISSLLVAFPTGDLVAKNVAKHQPVTFAAMEGIFETEDGGSEIVLIGQPNMLEKKLDNKIAVPNILSFLTYQDWNAEIKGLNEFTKDVHPTNVPGLYYAYHIMVGLGTIFIGLMLIAVVQLFRKKLYKTKWILWFLMFMIPFPYIANTTGWYTAELGRQPWLVYNLLRTADGASPTVSSGNTLFTLLGFIGLYLLLGLLFLMLAGKIINKGPQLNNH from the coding sequence ATGGAGGACATGCTATTTTATGATAGAATGCAGTTTGCGTTTACTATCACATTTCATTATTTATTTCCGCAATTAACAATGGGCTTATCTTTAATGATTGTCTATTTTAAATGGAAATTTCTTAGAACAAATACTCTAAAATATAATGAAGCTGCTAAATTTTGGATGAAAATTTTTGCACTTAACTTTGCTATGGGTGTTGTAACTGGCATACCAATGGAATTTCAGTTTGGCACCAATTGGGCTAAATTTTCTGAGTTAACCGGAGGTATTATTGGTCAGACCTTAGCTATGGAAGGTATGTTTTCTTTCTTTTTAGAATCTTCCTTTTTAGGTCTGTTTTTATTTGGAGAAAAACTTTTAGGACACAAACTACATTTTGTTACTGGGTTTCTTGTTTTTTTAGGTTCTTGGGCAAGCGGATACTTAATTATAGCTACGCACTCTTGGATGCAATATCCTGTAGGATATGAAATATTAGAAAATGGTAAGTTTGTTTTAAACAATTTTGGAGCTCTTTTTTCTAATCCATGGTTGCTACCTTCCTACTTACATAACCAAGCGGCATCTTTGGTAACTTCTTCATTTGTTGTAGCTGCTATAGGAGCTTTTTATCTTTTAAACAATAAACATAATGAGTTTGGCAAACTCTTTTTAAAAACAGGTGTTATTTTTGGTTTAATTTCTAGTTTATTAGTTGCTTTCCCTACAGGAGATTTGGTTGCTAAAAACGTAGCAAAACACCAGCCAGTTACTTTTGCTGCTATGGAAGGTATTTTTGAAACTGAAGATGGAGGTTCTGAAATTGTACTTATTGGTCAACCCAATATGCTTGAAAAAAAATTGGACAATAAAATTGCGGTACCAAACATATTAAGCTTTTTAACATACCAAGACTGGAATGCAGAAATTAAAGGCTTAAATGAGTTTACTAAAGATGTACATCCTACAAATGTACCTGGTCTGTATTACGCTTACCACATAATGGTGGGTTTAGGTACAATTTTTATTGGTTTAATGCTTATAGCTGTTGTACAACTATTTCGCAAAAAACTTTACAAAACAAAATGGATATTATGGTTTCTTATGTTTATGATACCTTTTCCGTATATAGCTAACACTACCGGTTGGTACACAGCAGAGTTAGGAAGACAACCTTGGCTTGTTTATAATTTACTGCGTACTGCAGATGGGGCTTCGCCAACAGTTTCATCTGGTAATACACTATTCACCTTATTGGGCTTTATTGGCCTATACTTGCTACTTGGCTTGCTATTTTTAATGCTTGCAGGAAAAATTATTAATAAAGGGCCACAACTTAACAACCACTAA
- a CDS encoding YchJ family protein produces MQCPCTPTQLYENCCKKAHLDITNVETAEQLMRSRYSAFVLANMDYLYKSHYSKTRPKKRERNEIEKWTNSVHWIKLSVLDIDKGTKTDDTGIVEFKAYYMEDSSIIILHETSNFCKENGHWVYVDGN; encoded by the coding sequence ATGCAATGTCCTTGTACACCTACTCAACTTTATGAAAATTGTTGTAAAAAGGCCCATTTAGATATTACAAATGTAGAAACAGCGGAGCAGTTAATGCGTTCTAGGTACAGTGCGTTTGTATTGGCTAATATGGATTATTTATACAAAAGTCATTACAGCAAAACTAGACCAAAAAAAAGGGAGCGTAATGAAATAGAAAAATGGACAAACTCTGTACATTGGATAAAATTATCTGTGTTAGATATAGATAAAGGAACAAAAACTGATGATACAGGTATAGTAGAGTTTAAAGCATACTATATGGAAGATTCTAGCATCATTATTTTACATGAAACGTCTAATTTTTGCAAAGAAAACGGTCACTGGGTATATGTAGACGGTAATTAA
- a CDS encoding exonuclease domain-containing protein yields MMYTIIDVETTGQTNKITEISIFKFDGDKVVDEFTSLVNPEDVIPYYITTLTGIDNAMVANAPTFAEIAQQVLDITEDTIFVAHNVNFDYNVIRNEFKAVDKDFRRKKLCTVRLSRKLLPGHNSYSLGKLCKDLDIAIEGRHRARGDAEATVTLFKILVNKEGSETVFNSFLKKTSKEGTLPSHLPTEVFNKIPNTPGIYYFKNKKGKIIYIGKAVDLKKRVLSHFYSKTQKSLDMCRETADIDFELSGSELVALLMEDAAIKQHYPEYNQLAKRTLKNYAVFSYTDRKGIIHLAYNSVKNSPNPLKIFSNVRQCRAYVEELCFLFNLCPKYCHLQEGVQACNHHKISACNGICRQNETPEEYNLRVDKAIQHIKDVAKIKVLKEKGRTEDEEAFVLLKNGSYMGYGFISKTEIITNNEQLENYLIPQKDNLDIQKILRGFTNKKLV; encoded by the coding sequence ATGATGTACACAATTATTGATGTAGAAACTACCGGCCAAACTAATAAAATTACTGAAATTTCTATATTTAAGTTTGATGGTGATAAGGTTGTAGATGAGTTTACGTCTTTAGTTAATCCAGAAGATGTAATTCCTTACTACATTACTACACTAACAGGTATAGACAACGCTATGGTTGCAAACGCTCCTACCTTTGCAGAAATTGCCCAACAAGTATTAGATATTACAGAAGATACCATTTTTGTAGCTCATAACGTAAATTTTGATTATAATGTTATACGTAACGAGTTTAAAGCTGTAGACAAAGATTTTAGACGTAAAAAATTATGCACAGTAAGACTTTCTCGTAAGCTATTACCTGGACATAACTCCTATAGTTTAGGCAAACTATGCAAAGATTTAGACATTGCTATAGAAGGCAGACACAGAGCCAGAGGTGATGCCGAAGCTACTGTAACTTTATTTAAGATTTTAGTTAATAAAGAAGGTTCTGAAACTGTTTTTAATAGCTTTCTAAAAAAGACATCAAAAGAAGGTACATTGCCATCTCATTTACCAACAGAAGTTTTTAATAAAATACCTAATACACCTGGTATTTATTACTTTAAAAACAAAAAAGGTAAAATTATATACATAGGTAAAGCTGTTGATTTAAAAAAAAGAGTGCTTTCTCATTTTTACAGCAAAACACAGAAATCTTTAGATATGTGTAGAGAAACAGCTGATATAGATTTTGAACTTTCTGGTAGTGAGCTTGTTGCTTTACTAATGGAGGATGCTGCTATAAAACAACATTACCCAGAGTATAACCAGCTAGCAAAAAGAACCCTTAAAAACTATGCTGTTTTTAGCTATACAGACCGTAAAGGAATAATACATTTAGCTTACAACTCCGTAAAAAACAGTCCTAATCCCTTAAAAATTTTTTCTAATGTAAGGCAATGTAGAGCTTATGTAGAAGAGCTGTGTTTTTTATTTAATTTGTGCCCTAAATACTGTCATCTACAAGAAGGTGTACAAGCCTGCAACCACCATAAAATTAGTGCTTGCAATGGTATTTGTAGACAAAATGAAACTCCAGAAGAGTATAACTTAAGAGTAGACAAAGCCATACAACATATTAAAGATGTAGCTAAAATAAAAGTACTTAAAGAAAAAGGTAGAACCGAAGATGAAGAAGCGTTTGTATTATTAAAAAATGGCAGTTATATGGGATATGGTTTTATAAGTAAAACTGAAATTATTACAAACAATGAACAGTTAGAAAACTACTTAATACCACAAAAAGACAACTTAGATATTCAAAAAATATTACGTGGTTTTACAAATAAAAAATTAGTATAA
- the cydB gene encoding cytochrome d ubiquinol oxidase subunit II, producing the protein MELFWYIVLMTMLAIYVILDGYDFGAGIIHLFFAKKEKDKKAITNAIGPFWDANEVWLIASGGVLFFAFPTLYASSFSGFYLPLIIILWLLIFRAIGLELRGQIHNKIWEAIWDKAFGIASLLLALFFGVALGNVVRGVNLGNVVDGVSTHEAHYFFLPLWNPSFSPHAEELGIIDWFTLLLGIIGVVALTIHGANWIIFKTNSDINEKLKKVIFNLNIVLVVLVILSLLVWHIIEPHPFHNFIDMPWLWIFPIITFTGLFGLFKVKSFKKHGIGFLFSTLFLFGGLTSTVASIFPKVLPSTNSINPDLTLYNVAADEYGLSVGVYWFAIAVVLVAIYMVIQYKVFKGKMDNVGYGEH; encoded by the coding sequence ATGGAACTATTTTGGTATATCGTTTTAATGACAATGCTTGCTATTTATGTAATTTTAGATGGTTACGATTTTGGAGCAGGAATTATACACTTATTTTTTGCTAAAAAAGAAAAGGATAAAAAAGCAATTACTAATGCTATTGGTCCTTTTTGGGATGCTAATGAAGTATGGTTAATAGCTTCTGGAGGTGTTTTATTTTTTGCTTTTCCAACATTATATGCATCGTCTTTTAGTGGATTTTATTTGCCATTAATTATAATTTTGTGGTTACTTATTTTTAGAGCAATTGGCTTAGAGCTTAGAGGTCAAATACACAATAAAATTTGGGAAGCCATATGGGATAAAGCTTTTGGTATTGCTAGCTTACTTTTAGCTCTATTTTTTGGTGTAGCTTTGGGTAATGTTGTTAGAGGTGTAAATTTAGGTAATGTTGTAGATGGTGTTTCTACACATGAAGCACATTATTTCTTTTTACCTTTATGGAACCCTAGTTTTAGTCCACACGCAGAAGAATTAGGTATTATAGATTGGTTTACCCTACTATTAGGTATTATTGGTGTAGTTGCGCTTACAATACACGGTGCAAACTGGATTATATTTAAAACTAATTCTGATATCAATGAAAAACTTAAAAAAGTAATTTTTAATTTAAATATTGTTTTAGTAGTACTGGTAATACTATCATTACTGGTTTGGCATATAATAGAGCCACATCCTTTTCACAACTTTATAGATATGCCTTGGTTGTGGATTTTTCCAATAATAACATTTACAGGTTTATTTGGCTTATTTAAAGTAAAATCTTTTAAAAAGCACGGAATAGGCTTTTTATTTTCTACCTTATTTTTATTTGGCGGACTTACATCTACCGTAGCTTCAATTTTTCCTAAAGTTTTGCCATCTACAAACTCTATAAATCCAGACTTAACACTCTACAATGTTGCTGCAGATGAATACGGACTCTCTGTTGGTGTTTATTGGTTTGCTATTGCAGTTGTACTAGTTGCTATTTATATGGTTATACAATACAAGGTTTTTAAAGGAAAAATGGATAATGTAGGCTACGGGGAACATTAA
- a CDS encoding XRE family transcriptional regulator — protein MIFIATNIRHLRSLKGVTQQSLAIDLGITRARVSSYEEGRSAPTIETLIQLSDYFKLPIDVLVRNDLSKATDASFIEIGNQRVLFPIQVDDSNDNLIEIVPVAASAGYLAGYDDPEYIEQLSKIKLPFLPTGKHRAFPIKGDSMLPMKNGAFVIGKFIEDRRDITSGKTYVLVTLNDGMVYKRVYNQIEKNNTLKLVSDNNAYEPYEVAIDEVLEIWEFTCSINTQEYTEDELKISSIITMFNTLGVELKALEKSLK, from the coding sequence ATGATTTTTATTGCTACAAACATTCGCCATTTAAGAAGCTTAAAAGGTGTTACACAACAAAGCTTAGCCATAGACTTAGGTATAACAAGAGCCCGTGTAAGTTCTTATGAAGAAGGTCGTTCTGCTCCTACTATTGAGACTCTTATACAACTGTCTGATTATTTTAAGTTACCCATAGATGTCTTAGTACGTAATGATCTAAGCAAAGCTACAGATGCATCTTTTATAGAAATTGGCAACCAGCGTGTACTTTTTCCTATACAAGTAGATGATAGTAATGACAATTTAATAGAAATTGTACCTGTTGCTGCTTCTGCTGGCTATTTAGCTGGCTATGATGATCCAGAGTATATAGAGCAATTATCTAAAATTAAACTTCCTTTTTTACCCACTGGTAAACACAGAGCTTTTCCTATTAAGGGCGACTCTATGCTGCCTATGAAAAATGGCGCATTTGTAATTGGCAAGTTTATAGAAGACAGAAGAGATATTACCAGTGGTAAAACATATGTTTTAGTTACACTTAATGATGGTATGGTTTACAAAAGAGTTTATAATCAAATTGAAAAAAACAATACTCTAAAATTAGTATCAGACAACAACGCATATGAGCCTTATGAAGTAGCTATTGATGAAGTGTTAGAGATTTGGGAATTTACCTGTAGTATTAACACTCAAGAATATACAGAAGATGAACTTAAAATAAGTAGCATAATTACAATGTTTAATACACTTGGTGTAGAGTTAAAAGCATTAGAAAAATCTTTAAAATGA